Proteins encoded by one window of Glycine soja cultivar W05 chromosome 15, ASM419377v2, whole genome shotgun sequence:
- the LOC114386075 gene encoding uncharacterized protein LOC114386075, whose translation MVRTRGLGHALGKGIGRGRGGQDEHHADDVPRWHRPTASFHRQRVHVSVAEEIADMTEDVPPMTTDVPAVGVEGLASDVVARSVVDDAEGFPGGPRDPSVLTSFAEHVAHNIWSGEERPKLKLASHGRKVEKFGRPAPEIAGLVAAIGLTPLIGCSVVTGDPGVISAFMER comes from the exons atggttagaacgAGAGGTTTAGGTCATGCATTAGGTAAGGGTATAGGCAGAGGCCGGGGTGGACAGGATGAACATCATGCAGATGATGTTCCCAGGTGGCATAGGCCTACTGCATCCTTCCATAGACAACGAGTACATGTTTCTGTTGCTGAGGAAATTGCTGATATGACTGAGGATGTTCCTCCGATGACTACGGACGTACCTGCAGTTGGTGTAGAGGGCTTAGCTAGTGATGTTGTTGCGAGATCAGTTGTTGATGATGCTGAGGGATTCCCAGGTGGACCGCGGGACCCATCAGTGCTGACTTCGTTTGCGGAGCATGTTGCACACAACATATGGAGTGGAgag GAACGTCCTAAATTGAAGCTGGCCTCCCACGGAAGAAAGGTAGAGAAATTTGGGAGGCCAGCGCCCGAGATTGCGGGGTTAGTCGCTGCCATAGGATTAACTCCTTTGATCGGGTGTTCAGTAGTCACCGGCGATCCGGGAGTTATATCCGCTTTCATGGAGAGGTAG